A segment of the Thermothelomyces thermophilus ATCC 42464 chromosome 7, complete sequence genome:
CACCAATAGCCTACTTATCTATGATCTAAGGGCATACTCTAGTAGTGTTGGGACTCAAATAACTCCATTAGAAGCTGGAAAATTGAATCATTAAAATTGAGCTCTGGTTTGTTAGAGTTTGCTTAAGGCCAATCAGGAGCAACACTTACAATGTGTCGGCATATTCGGTCGAGAATTGTGACCGATTCTCTGCTCCTGGCCCTTTCAGGGCTCGGAAGAGCGTATTAAGCAGGGCATCCGTGCATTGCAGCCTGCGGATAAGCCCGTTGATAGGGGCGGCGCCAGTGATGCGGCTGACGTTGACCGCCTTCTGCCAGGTATTCGTGCCTGCCTTCTCCAGTCCTTCCAGCCAGAGTTCCCATTCAATGCGCCGGGCCTCAACAGTCGCAGTGAAATAACGGATGACAGGGCGGTCAAGATTCATCCAAATGACTTCAAATTCGAGCAGATCAGCCAGGTATCGTTTCATAGCGTCGACATCGACTTCCCTGTCTCGGTAGGCAGTCCTCGCAGTCTCAAGTCGTCGAAGTTGTGCCTCGGCGGTAGGAAGACCTTGTTGTATAGAAAGTGGTAGTGATAACACTTTTTATGAAACACAAAAGCGACGCCACAATTGCTGGTCCAGCAATTAAACCTTATATTCTGACAAGTTTGAAATCACTTGGTGGCTCATTGATAGAAGATAGTCTCCAATTGATGGAAGAAAAGTTGGTAagttgtaaatagttcaaaagatCGATGTCTCCTTCCTACGTTGGCTGGCCCTGTTggctctatataagtagaggataggaacaaagaacacTCCGTTTGCCAAcccgtttgccagatccacaggGCTTATCTTATCCAACCTTACACGATAGACGCGTCCGTAGACAACGTACTACATCAAGTCCCCCGCCCAGAAGGAAAAACGCAGTGCCTATACTATAGCTCCAAATAGCTTTCAAACGcgctttctttctatagcaATATTGTAACAGAAAGTAGTAGCGTTatcctattattatagtatccTATATGTCTTCCTCTTGGCTACCTATGGCTCTACCTTGGCGTCTTCCGTCTACGTCTCCCTTCGGAGGAGTCTTTGATGCCTTCTTGTAAGGGCATCTACGTAGGCGTTTACTAGTCATAGTCTTCTTTACAGGAGTGGTTGGCGTGGCTTGAGCCGTTATAGGTTGACCTCCTTAACATGCCTAGTATTCGTTAACTATCTTGTGTATATAGTGTAGTTAGAAGTCGGTTTTCTAGACGTTATATTTATAGCCAAGTCCTttttatttaactagatacttatacttactatatataagttTATAGTTCTAGATACGCTTAAGTTTGTACTTGTCTCTAGATTCTAAACCACTatcggtatagctatccttaatAGGGTTAGGAGGCGGTATAGCACGGTCGTATAGGTCGGTACCTAGGGGTATAGGCGATAagtatactactaatattataGGATAGATGTCTATATTCGGTAGTAGACGAAGATGGTAAGCTAGGCGGCTAACGCATTTAACGACTTTAAAAGGACCTACGCGTTACTAGGATAGTTTGTACGACGGCTATCTAGGTAAGTGGTAACCGTGGTAAAGGCATAGATATACTCGGTCGACTAGCTTGAACTTGATGTCACGGTGGCTAGCGTCGTATCCGCGTTTGGCGTAGGCCGCTACAAAGTCTATTACCATCTAGGCGTCTTGGTGTAGATATTCGTATAGAACTAGGATATCCTATGCCATTTTTGACGATAGTGCTATTAGCGTTTCTAGTGGTCTGGCTGGTTTGAAACCGTATAGCAGCTCGTAtagagatatactaataGAGGCGGTGTATGTGCTATTTAAATGCCACTAGAGCtatagaagtatagtagtctaatTGTCATCTAGTTTCTTATAGATAAAGAAGTATAAAGCGATTTCTACCGTCTAGTTCTTTCGCTTTATAAGACCGTCTCCCTAAGGGTAGTATATAGtaattattaatagctttgTGCCTAACGctttctatatactagtCTATAACTTGGATGTGAATTTATAGTTACGGTTAGATATAACGGCGGTTAGTACTCCCTAGTTAGATAGGAGCAGTTGTTgtattaatatatagccctagtctatagtggtATAGTTAGAGTAGCTGGGTATAAGTAGCGTTCGTTTAGACGACTTATAAGATACGGTTATTATCAAATCGAACTTATCGTACCTATTTAAATGCTATAGCGTTCTAGCCGATAGAACTAATAGTAAAGCTGCTATAAAGTCAATAGCGATTACTTGTATTAGTAGCGTATCAGATAGGCGAATTAGCTAGTAGTCGCCTATAGGAAGATTACGATCGGTAGTGTTAACTTAATAGACAGGGTAGTGCTTTATATAGTCTTATATATACCTGGTTTTTCTATCGATCGTAATACTACGCAAGTCGTATATCATCCTATTAGTTCCGAAGTGATACTTCTTATTGTAGGCCAAGCTTAGGATGTATTATATAAAGCTCGACGGAACGTATAGTACGTGTATACCGTCTAGGTAAATGTAGTAGAGAAGCTCGTCAATTAGGACGAACGGTAGCCTATAGCGCGAGAAAATAGTAATGCccttatcgttaactatCCTATCTATACGCTTATTTTTAATAAGGTCCTTAATAATAGAGGCGTACTTGGTATCTGTCTTATAGCCGTTAACGAACCTTGCCTTGAGTttaggttctatctataccTTAGCAAAGGCAAACTAAACGTCGTTAAGTATAGCTAATCTATCTAGTcgtttagaaggtttagggtcCCCTAAGGCGCTTAATCTGCTTAAGGCATCTAGTACAAAGTTAAGTCTTCTAGGCAGGTAGTAGACTTTGAGGtcatactataataagtagaTAGATACGTTAATTaggtgtgacgaacccagctcagacttcttctgaaagggttcagacggaggtaaattaagcgggacaagcgtacaggtcatctaagggattcggtaaagccaaagggttcacaacaacactagagttatctcctacaatggttagtaatgcttggtataagtaccgGTGATTGtgggttaggttgctatcactggtgaactcctagagtccactataacgagtgactatctacatgtatatataaccctggtgatcactcctgatcacggtgatcgtgagtgagcgtatggtggtgattaccctgatcACTGGTGAACATAGTGATCATAATGCTTCCCATGTTGTGATTGGTCCTTCCGTTTCTTCGGTTGATTGGTCTGTCTGTGCCGTTGGCCTAGGCGGTATCTGCatgcatatttccgtgacattaGGCGACGGTTAGCATAGTTAGTTAAACTTATATCTAGGTTGGTttgttctataatactatatatagcaGCGTGGTTAGTTAGAACAATGACTAGTATATATGCCGAATAGACTATTGTATATAGTTTACAAATTACCTAGACTAGATAGGCAACTTCTTGTTTAGAGGGTCTGTATTGTATCTTAGCCTTCGTTAACAAGCGGCTTAggaatataataggtagcaCCTGGTTAGCTAGGATAGGGTTGCCTAGGCGCTAGTCATATCCGTCACGAGTATAGAAGACTATAACGCTAAATCTACGTTCTAAACAGCCGTCGaattaaatatatagctgCTTATCAGGATTGAAATGGTAGAGGATTACCGGGTTTTCGTGATAAATGGCCTCCTATAGGGCGGCAAAGGACGCCTTTTTCTATTTGGTTAGCTCGAAGGAggtatagctataatagcctatCCTTCTAGTACGATTTCCGACTTCTAGTTCGCTAGTTTTTCGGCTATATATAAGCAGGTTAGTCTTACGTTTCTAGAGCGGCTTGGCAATCTTTGTATAGTATAGAATCAAGTATTATAGAAAGCTAATAACGCCTAAGTACTATTCCAGcgcctttaatatatatagaaagGACAACTACTTAAACGCTTTAATATGCTAATCTATATTAGTAAGgccaagactatctatataaaagctaagtagttctatatttagGTAGCTAATATATGATTTTCTAGGTAAGATAGTAATATTCTTCTTCTAGAATAGGTTAAAGATAGTCTTTAAATGCCGTACGTAATCTTTAGCTATATCTaagaagataataatatCGTCGATAAACGTACGACAGTAAGAGGAATATAGTTATAACAACTAATCTATAAaccgttatatatatacaggcGAATTATAGTATTCTATAAATGCTATAGTCGGTTATTCTAgactatagaggctaattAGTATAAACCTATCTtaatatagaggatatacgCTAAATTAGTAGAAAAACGACGTTACGTcaattactataataaacttCTTTCTATATAGAGCCACGATAATTtctaattatagtagtagtaggtagTTATTAGGAACGGTAACCTTATTTAGACTATATAGATCGATGACGACGCGACCCTTAGCGATACCCTTGACGGTATACCAGACCACGAAAACAGGATGGGCAAAAGGCGTAGCGTCTTTCGCGAACCGTAATTTGCTCTATTAATAGAGGGCGTCAAAGGTCTTATCTAGGACTTCTCTATCCCTCTGGCTTAACAGGTACGTACGAGAGCGTACTTTCTAGTGttactagccttctataaGTGGCACTTTTATCTATTTGTTCCATAGAATATCGATTAGACTAGCATCGTTCTAGAGTTATAGGAATCCGTTAACCAAGTCGGCAAACTTCTTAGCCAGTTTTGTATTGCCAGTGTATATATAGACGCCGTTGTCTGTAACGACCTTAGGTAGGGACCCTAATATCTTTAATCCTAGGGTGGAATACTTCTTAGGTATACGTGGCTTGCGTTTCGTTTTGCTAGGAACTTTGTTAGCTCTTAGGATCGCTTCTAGCGAAATATCCTATAGTAGAAAAGGTTAAGATTGCTAGGTAAGTTAAAAGACGAAGTTACTAATAGGTATGTCTAAATTAGCGTCGTTAACGACCTTTATATTGCTAGTAGCTACAAAtaaggctatagctataggtagctttatagggACGTAACTGCCTTCAAGGATTACGTTCGAATAGTAGTTCAAATTAAAGGAAGCGTTAACCGGTATAACGTCGTATAAATTAGCGACTACTAATATAGGGTTAACGTCGTTTACTACTATAggcgtagctattattaaagTAGCAGTTATAATCGCTGCCGTGTAAAAAGCAGTATTCTACGAACAGGCGaagtagctactattttCCATTTCTTCGATCCTTCCGACAGGGTGCCTCTTTAGGATACGTAACGTTCCCTACATAGTATTTTCGACAGGTACTACCTTTAGGGTCTTCGTATCTATAACGAAgttatagatagctatataagctaagttAAATATAAAGGCGCGACCTATTAGAAGAGGCTTATACTTGATAGGTACTATTGCCTATTAGTTAGGTAGGAGAGTGATTTTATAAGTAGTTTTGACCttctatatatagggtatagagtatatatatatagaaaaaggaaaaCGGAAGTTAAATAGCTGTAATTTAACTTCCTTACTTTAGTAGTCAATATTTACATCATACAAATCTAGGAATTCGTTACCTATTAACAGATTCGGCACTAGAGAGTCGATAACCTACACTATATAGGTAAACTTAGccaaggtaggagtattatTTTCTATACCTAGCAAATAGATATCAAAGGACGCCTATTCGTTAAGGCTTAATATAGCATTTCCTACGCCCTTGACTTTGCCTTTATATCGTTCGATCTAGTAGTTTAATTACCATAGAAATATTCGGTCGATAAGGGAGCAGCTAGCGCTAGGATCTAGGCACACTTCTACAGCTTTACAATCTATAGGTTCGTAGTATACCCTAACACATAGATAGGTATATCCTAATAGTAAACCATAGCAGTTAAGCGTATACCTAGGAGGTACGTCCTTGACCTGGTACGCTTTTGCCAAAATGCCTATGGTTAGCACGTCTATAGCTTAATATACATTTTCTAACGGCAAAGTAGGCAGATCTAGCGTATCGTTTAAAGTTAAAGGGATTGCTAGGCGGCGAATGTTACTAGCTTTTACGTCCTTATAGGATTTCAAGTGCCGGAAGAGAGCATTTCGCGATTCTAGagtagtattatagaaactatagGTATGGTAAGctagatctataagattagctttgtagttatagatagaaGGAAGAGGGCTAGTTCTATGGTATCGCTTGACGTAGGTACGTAGTTCGATTTATAAGCTAAAGGACTTGTaatacttatagtagataaGCTATAAATCTAGAACGAGGTATACGATACTAGTGTCGCTGCCTAAAGATTTAGATCCTGCTCTAGATTTAGAGGCGCTTTTGGTTAACTACGCGTTAGATTAAGCTGacttagaactattactagCTTCTTTAGCAAAGTTAGCACGGTCGCGATACTCCTTTTGCTAGTGGTTGTCCTTGTCAAATCTGACCTACTTTTGGCCACGATTACCCTACTTACGTCGATCCTAATCGTGGCGATCCTAGTCGCGGTTACGGTCAAATCTACGATCGCGATCAAACCTGTAGTCACGGTCAAATCCGTAGTTACGTTCaaatctatagttatactagttATATCTTAGAGACttgttatatctatagtcgaATTagtatagtttattagcattatagtatataggcttataagagTAGTCTTTAGCCTTTAGGTATTTTAGCTTGCTATCTGTAGATATCTTCTTCTCTAGATAAGGGTAGTAGTTAAGAGCGGCCGCTAAAACAATAGATCGAGACTACTtgatatactatatataggtcctaAGTGAAGAATGTCATTAGGGAGGATCTAAatactacttaatatagaggtctatagctaactagactTAAACTATGATACCTTACTAGTTGTTATTACGTTCgttaagtatatatattaagtatACCTAACGAAGTATCTTCTATACAAAGAAACTAAGCGCTTGCTTGTCCTTTGTAATATCCTTTAGATATAGGCTAGCTTTATTAAACTTGTAGGTAGTAGTTATAGCGTTAGGTATAAAGCGCTCctatagttaatctataatagcttaaagactctatttatataattatctatatatagagccgTTTAACTTATTAGTCTACCAAATGATAGCTAGGCCGCTAAGAAGGGTCTAGAAGAAGGATAGAATCTATACCTTAATGCTGCTATTAGGGTCGCTTTCTAGGAAGGTTTTAATATAGTTAGTGAAATAATAGACATTAGTGAATACTAGATTCTTACTATCATtaataatacctaaggaatatAGGTTAGGGAAAGAAGGATTAAACTAGCTAATATCGTCCCTCTTAATCTTAAAGTCTAAGCAactctatatacttataatagtattatatATTGACTTATATCTACGATGTCTATTGCCATTATCGCTACTAATGTTGCTACTACTACTGTTACCGCTGCTACCGTTACCACTACTACcattactaaggtataggacgctataatagtatcctagATTCTAGTCTTCTAAAGGTTAGCAACGGTTAGATAgggtattattattactagatcCTAAGGAATCTAGTTCTCTGCCTCTACTACTACTAGTTACAAAGTATAGAATCCTACGTGAAAGCTATATACATTTAGAGCAGCCAAGACTATAACGATAGCCAATTCCTATACCCTTAGGGGGTATAAGGAAAGTACTATTATTACGTTATATATCttctataatattactaacttactagacttcttctataatagcACTTAGTCTAGTAAGATCGAATGAAGATTACTAACGACTAGGTAATAGATCGTCGTTTTCGCTATCTTAACTATATATCATATTAACTATTTCCTTTATTTATATTACTATCCGGCCAAGTATATTTCTATACTACGACGTATATATTTCTAGATCATTAATATAGTCAAACATTAGATCTATTATTACTTGTATGTCCTTCTCTAGGCAGCTATAGAGTCGATCTTCGACTCCCTTTAGGTAGCTTATAAAGCTACAATCCATCTAGACTATACTTTTCTCAAGCTACTACGACAGTTTATAGATAGCTCCTTTAGTCTTATTAGAAAAGCGGTCGGTTCGTTCCTTTAACTAGTCAAATCAAAGATCTATCttgctatttaactagcttATCGTTTCCTTATTAGCGCCGAAATTGTTAGGTTtggcttaatatagcttatagttGTTAGTAAATCCGAGTAGCAATTCTAGCTCTTATAAAGGTTCTTCTTAAGGTTAGTTATTAGGATCTAATACCtatacttatagtatataaggcATCTTATTACGCCTTTATAGTATACTCTTAGCAAAGTCAGATAgttccttatataatagcttTTTAGAAGGGGAATTTAAAGGATAAGGAGGGGGGCTAGGAAGGTCCTCTATAGGAAAGGATcctaaggttaatataggaTTTACCTAGCCACCGGTTACCAAGTTACTAGGGTTAAATAaagataaggttaatagATAAGAGGAGGTAGGTAGATAGATAACTACCCTAGTTACCAAGTCGCCAGGAACAGAGGGATTTTGTGGTAGTTATAACAGAATTACCTAGTTCGGTTACCAAGTCGCCGAAACTAAACGCAACTATCGCGAAAGTGGTACTAAACTGTTCGTCAACGCGAAACGAATCCAGTGCTAATGGTTTTGGATGGTTAGAGCAGAGTTTCCGCTACCATTTGATGGAAGATAGTCTCCAATTGATGGAAGAAAAGTTGGTAagttgtaaatagttcaaaagatCGATGTCTCCTTCCTACGTTGGCTGGCCCTGTTggctctatataagtagaggataggaacaaagaacacTCTATTTGCCAAcccgtttgccagatctACAGGGCTTATCTTATCCAACCTTATACGATGGACGCGTCCGTAGACAACGTACTGCATCACTCATTATGGTACCTTTTTACCCCGAAATCGGTTCCGCTTCAAGAGAAGCTGTGGGTGAACTCGAATCCCTGGATCAAGCGAGCTGCAAATTGCTTGCTTTGTTCTACAGTAGCCAAAGCTCCTGATCAGTCATACAGGCCACAGGGGGCATCATTACGCTCTACCGTGCGACAGCCGGCCAGATTCAGCAGTCTGGATAATATGTCGCTTTCGTGCCAACTGTGACGTCGTACGCCTTCTTTGTCCGTCATCCAGCGGAACGCATCGAACCCTTTCTCAATCCAAAGTGCGCTGCCTTTCTCTTAGTACAAAGGCCACTGATGGAATAGAGACGAGTCTAATGGGGGTTTTCCGCGTGGCGGACGTCTGCTTTTCAACATGCAACATTAGCAGCTGCTGAGACGCGTTTGACATTCATCACGGAATAAAAATTGAGCTATGCGGGCCGCGGTCGACCAAGAGCGAAACTGACTCACTGCAGCAAACGAAGTTTCACTAATTAATAACAGTTCATTGCCTTCCATCTTTCACTTTCGTGCAAGAGGGGCAGAGCCGAGGGTGCAATACACGTCGTCAGACAGGAAAGGGCTCGCTAGAAGGAAATCGGCGAGTTTCACGTGGGCATCAATTTACCAGGCTGTATGGGAAGCGGGAGTCTGATTATTATTTTCGGAATCCTGGATTGCGGCTGCTTTGGCTCAACAGTCTCGAAACAACCGCACAAGCTTCTGGAGAGATCTCTTGGCGCCCCCTGTGTACTGTCCGTTTGATTGGCGCGACTTCCGTGGCTTCGGAAGGAAGACCAGACCGGGCTCCACCATTGCTCACGCGAAACCAGAGGGACCAGAACCAAAAAGGGACATATTTCGAGGTCCTTCCGCAAGATTGCAACACTGGAAGCCTTCTCCCTCCGCACCcgtatttgaaacggcccgCCTTCGCGGGCGTGCGAAGCCCCGGTGCCCTCGTCATGTCAAATGGCTACGGACCATGTCGCATTCTCGCAATTTTGCAGCCGTCCTCCCCCTGCTGCAGCGGGTTCTCGACCAGACGACGACCAGGAAGCCGGGATAAAAGGCAGCACGGTGGAGCTGGCGCTGGCATCCCTATAATAATACGGCGACAGCCGTCTCCTATCCGTAGGCCGTTGAGCCTGACATCCCCCCAACCATCGAGGTTACCGGTTTTCAGTTGGCCAAGATGAGATTTTCGGTCCTCTCCAGCATCCTTGCCAACGCGCTGTCCGCCTCGGCGGGTACCATCCTGTGGGATGGTCGCTTTAATGACCTTAGCTCCTCGAAGGACCTGGAAAAATGGTCGTGGGCCAACCAGGTCGGCCCTTACCGTATGTTTCGCTTCCTTGCTCCAACGGAAGCGGACAACAGCTGACCGTTCTCATAAGAGTGGTACATCCACGGCTCGTCCTCGGTGACGGCCTACGTCAACCTGTCGCCCGATTACAAGAACCCGGCCGACTCGGGCTCCAAACAGGGTGCTAAGATCACGCTGGACAACACAGCCTACTGGAACGGTCAGAACATGCGCCGGACCGAGCTGATCCCGCAGACGAGCGCCGCCATCAACCAGGGCAAGGTGTACTACCACTTCTCGTTGATGCGCAAGAACACCAACCCCCCAGCGACCACGCGCGAGCACCagatcgccttctttgagaGCCACTTCACCGAGCTTAAATCCGGCCTGCTGTCGGGCGCCCCGGGCGAGTCCGACTCGCTGCTGCGGTGGTGCGTCGGCGGCCAGACCCAGTGGAGCACCGACTGGGAAGCCGACGTGTGGCACAACGTCGCGTACGAAATCGACTTCAGCGCCAACACGGTCGGCTTCTGGCACTCGACCGGCAGCGACCCCCTGACGCAGAAGGTTGCCCCCATCAGCGCGAGCACTAGTAGCAACGGCGCCGACTGGCACGTCGGCGTGCTTGAGCTTCCGCGCTCGGGCTACCCCGACACCACCGAGGATTACTACTGGTCTGGCGTTTACATTGAGAGCGGCAGCATCACCACCAACATCGCGGGCCCTGGTACGTTTGATGGCGCCGGGTCTGGGACATGATTGATTAATACGTCATTGGAGATTTATAATGTGACCAAACAGCTGACACCATCCCGCTACTAATAGGTGCTCCATcggacggcggcagcggcaacaGCACTACTAGCGTCACTGTGGCCCCCCCATCGACAACGCTTGCTACCTCGACCACcaaggcctcctcggccactACCACCTCGGCTCCTGCCACCTCCACCACTGCGGGCTCCGGTGGTTGCACTGCAGCGCAGTGGGCGCAGTGCGGGGGCATCAATTTCACCGGCTGCACCACGTGCGCGTCGCCCTACAAGTGCAACTTCATCAACGACTACTACTCACAGTGCTATTAAGTCCATGCATGTATGGCTGAGAAGGGTATTTGTCGAAAGGAGTGCACCATCGGAGTCCGGGGAGCTTGCATATGTATCTATTCGCTTCTTGTCGATATTTGTTGCTCATTTGCGATTAGCCCAAGCCGCAAACAACTGGTAAATAGACTGCGTCACCACCACGTGCGCTTGTTCCACTGCTGTGTCCAACTCTGTTCAGTGCGCCCCCCAGGTGCATCTGGAATCAAGTTCTCACGCAGGGCTCACTGCGCGATGTCAAAATACGACCCGAAACGAGTGCAGCAGCGGGAAAGTTGACCACACAGCTTTGCAAGATGGGCCGAAGATCGCCGCATCCCAGGCATCCCGCCTGCCTCTTGTTCCGACCGAGGTCTGCGTGGCTGGGGCAGATCCAGGGTCGGGGCAGCAAAGGGATCCGATTATCCGTGCTTTGCGGTGTTTCTTGGCTTCTGACTCGGTGTAAAACTTTGAACAGGCCCACACCCTTTCCCGCCCCACGTTTTCGCCTCTTGGCTGACGAGCGCCAAGAGTGCCCCTCCAAACACTGGCAGCCAGTCACAGTT
Coding sequences within it:
- a CDS encoding carbohydrate-binding module family 1 protein (CAZy_ID 267931), coding for MRFSVLSSILANALSASAGTILWDGRFNDLSSSKDLEKWSWANQVGPYQWYIHGSSSVTAYVNLSPDYKNPADSGSKQGAKITLDNTAYWNGQNMRRTELIPQTSAAINQGKVYYHFSLMRKNTNPPATTREHQIAFFESHFTELKSGLLSGAPGESDSLLRWCVGGQTQWSTDWEADVWHNVAYEIDFSANTVGFWHSTGSDPLTQKVAPISASTSSNGADWHVGVLELPRSGYPDTTEDYYWSGVYIESGSITTNIAGPGAPSDGGSGNSTTSVTVAPPSTTLATSTTKASSATTTSAPATSTTAGSGGCTAAQWAQCGGINFTGCTTCASPYKCNFINDYYSQCY